The following coding sequences are from one Paenibacillus sp. JDR-2 window:
- a CDS encoding MarR family winged helix-turn-helix transcriptional regulator: protein MVSEEFTRLWMKMTRDWKDSLEEGLAPLTEGQLNVLDILLRHEPMKPSELLQYLATTPAAITTLLDRMERNELIVRTRDNQDRRIVWVSVSEKGKSEAQRGAGVRSKLIGDSLDRISSHNQQLLVYLLGKVANA, encoded by the coding sequence ATGGTTTCTGAGGAATTTACTCGTCTGTGGATGAAGATGACAAGAGATTGGAAGGATAGTTTGGAAGAGGGGCTTGCGCCTCTGACGGAAGGTCAATTGAATGTATTGGATATTTTGCTGCGGCACGAGCCGATGAAGCCTTCTGAACTGCTGCAGTATCTTGCAACGACTCCTGCTGCCATTACAACTTTGCTCGACAGGATGGAGCGCAACGAGTTAATTGTACGTACAAGAGATAATCAGGACCGCAGAATTGTATGGGTATCTGTATCGGAGAAAGGAAAAAGCGAGGCCCAGCGCGGAGCGGGAGTCCGCTCCAAACTTATTGGCGATTCGCTGGACCGTATTTCTTCCCATAACCAGCAGCTTCTTGTGTATCTGCTGGGCAAGGTTGCAAATGCTTAA
- a CDS encoding CapA family protein, which translates to MRRMRSKKRLTVQFFLLLLSAAGILIIVTATLKQDSVKPTTATNSPEASVQPTATPVPTVVPTATPEPTPTPVPTPQYEEAVWMAVGDIMMHKPELPGAYDSKTKKYNFNYFFDEVKPILKQGDWVMANLETPVAGPAYGYTGYPSFNAPVELLDALQYAGFNILTNANNHSLDKGDKALMLTLQHLKEYPFVIKGTAESQEEADTPVIVEHNGIKMGLLAYTYGTNGIPLPKGKPYAVSMIDEQKMINDIHRLKELGADFVTIALHFGIEYQTTPNDEQKQLARKLVAEGADIIAGSHPHVIQPYEVLDTTDANGHDRHGLIIYSMGNFISAQRGDTKDYGVIYKVTVRKNKSDGSIELSDIEATPTWVHRYLSGSYYKYRILPVEQTITAASDSLLTENDYSSMKQTLKVLRNRLRAMLNTDSQ; encoded by the coding sequence ATGCGCAGAATGCGAAGCAAGAAGCGCTTGACCGTTCAATTCTTTCTCCTGCTGCTCTCGGCAGCAGGAATCTTGATTATCGTTACCGCAACCTTAAAGCAGGATTCCGTCAAACCCACTACGGCAACCAATAGCCCTGAAGCTTCCGTACAGCCAACGGCCACTCCGGTTCCTACGGTTGTTCCGACAGCGACGCCAGAGCCGACGCCAACGCCAGTGCCCACCCCGCAATACGAGGAGGCCGTATGGATGGCCGTCGGCGACATAATGATGCATAAGCCGGAGCTTCCTGGCGCGTACGACAGCAAGACGAAGAAATACAACTTCAATTATTTCTTCGACGAAGTAAAACCGATTCTTAAACAAGGCGACTGGGTAATGGCGAATCTGGAGACTCCGGTTGCCGGCCCCGCTTACGGCTATACGGGTTATCCAAGCTTTAATGCTCCGGTAGAGCTGCTGGACGCGCTGCAGTATGCCGGCTTCAACATCTTGACCAACGCCAACAATCATTCGCTCGATAAAGGCGACAAAGCACTGATGCTCACCTTGCAGCATCTCAAGGAATATCCTTTTGTTATCAAAGGCACGGCCGAATCCCAGGAAGAAGCGGATACTCCAGTCATCGTCGAGCATAACGGCATCAAGATGGGATTGCTCGCTTACACCTACGGAACAAACGGAATCCCGCTTCCGAAGGGAAAACCGTACGCCGTCTCCATGATCGATGAGCAGAAAATGATAAACGATATTCATCGCCTGAAAGAGCTTGGGGCCGATTTTGTTACGATAGCTTTGCACTTCGGCATCGAATATCAAACAACGCCTAACGATGAGCAGAAGCAGCTGGCCCGCAAGCTGGTTGCCGAAGGGGCGGATATTATCGCCGGCTCCCATCCCCATGTTATACAGCCGTACGAAGTACTAGATACGACAGACGCCAACGGACATGACAGACACGGACTTATTATTTATTCTATGGGCAATTTCATCTCCGCTCAGCGCGGCGATACAAAGGATTATGGCGTAATCTATAAAGTAACCGTACGAAAAAATAAATCCGACGGCTCAATCGAGCTATCGGATATTGAAGCAACTCCTACATGGGTACACCGTTACTTGTCAGGCAGCTATTATAAATACCGCATCCTGCCTGTTGAGCAGACGATTACAGCCGCCAGCGACAGCCTGCTTACGGAGAATGACTACAGCTCCATGAAACAAACGCTTAAGGTTCTACGCAATCGTCTGCGAGCTATGTTGAATACGGATTCACAGTGA
- a CDS encoding RluA family pseudouridine synthase codes for MTAGNDAIQIPVLYEDNHIIAVVKLPGIPSQEDETGDPDMLTLIKQDLKIRHNKPGNVFLGLIHRLDRPVGGAMLFAKTSKAASRLSEAVRSRTFGKTYVCVVHGKPAKQQDRLRHYIRKDAKRNQVTVYKEPAADAKEAILEYRVCAQAGGYSLIAVKLHTGRPHQIRAQMAYIGCPLVADRKYGAPNTASVTDIALWSTSVEAPHPVTKELQCFRSIPYGSPAWSWWTSEQLDEASSIYL; via the coding sequence ATGACTGCGGGAAACGATGCGATTCAAATACCGGTATTGTATGAAGACAATCATATCATTGCCGTCGTCAAGCTCCCTGGTATCCCTTCCCAAGAGGATGAGACCGGGGATCCTGACATGCTCACGCTAATTAAACAGGATCTGAAAATCCGCCATAACAAGCCGGGGAATGTCTTCCTCGGCCTTATTCACAGACTAGACCGGCCGGTTGGGGGAGCAATGCTGTTCGCAAAAACGTCCAAAGCGGCTTCCCGCTTGTCCGAAGCCGTCAGAAGCCGTACCTTCGGCAAGACGTATGTCTGCGTTGTTCACGGCAAACCGGCGAAGCAGCAGGACCGTCTCCGCCATTACATACGCAAAGACGCCAAACGCAATCAAGTAACCGTATACAAAGAACCGGCTGCCGATGCGAAGGAAGCCATCTTGGAGTATAGGGTATGCGCACAGGCCGGAGGTTACTCTCTGATCGCCGTTAAGCTGCATACAGGCAGACCGCATCAAATCCGGGCCCAAATGGCTTATATCGGCTGTCCGCTTGTCGCAGACCGCAAATACGGCGCTCCTAACACGGCGTCCGTAACGGATATCGCCTTGTGGTCTACTTCGGTTGAAGCGCCTCATCCGGTTACGAAGGAGCTACAATGCTTCCGTTCCATACCATACGGTTCTCCAGCATGGTCCTGGTGGACGAGCGAACAGCTTGATGAAGCATCCAGCATCTATCTTTAA
- a CDS encoding class I SAM-dependent methyltransferase, with translation MYVADKWVDYEVIDTGAGDKLERWGQYILRRPDPQIIWPIANETGAWKKADGHYHRSSSGGGEWQFKSSLPERWTIAYGELKFHIKPTSFKHTGLFPEQAVNWSWMMDKIRSAGRPIRVLNLFAYSGGATVAAAAAGAEVVHVDASKGMVQWAKENAQLSGLESAPIRYITDDVFKFVQREQRRGRQYDAIIMDPPSYGRGPNGETWKLEENLFPFLEFCTTILSDNPLFLLINSYTTGLSPTVLHNLLHTTMKGKFGGMINCGEIGLPITQSGLHLPCGILGRWESE, from the coding sequence ATGTACGTAGCAGATAAATGGGTTGATTACGAGGTAATTGATACGGGGGCAGGAGACAAGCTTGAACGCTGGGGCCAATACATTCTCCGCCGTCCGGACCCTCAGATTATTTGGCCAATCGCAAATGAAACCGGAGCTTGGAAAAAGGCAGACGGGCATTATCACCGCAGCTCCTCCGGAGGCGGAGAATGGCAGTTCAAATCCAGCCTGCCTGAGCGCTGGACCATCGCTTACGGAGAGCTCAAATTCCACATCAAGCCTACAAGCTTCAAGCATACCGGCCTGTTCCCCGAGCAAGCGGTAAACTGGAGCTGGATGATGGACAAAATCCGTTCCGCCGGCCGTCCAATCCGCGTGCTGAACCTATTCGCCTACTCCGGCGGAGCTACGGTTGCGGCTGCGGCAGCCGGCGCGGAAGTTGTGCATGTGGACGCCTCGAAAGGCATGGTGCAGTGGGCTAAGGAAAATGCGCAGCTGTCCGGCCTTGAAAGCGCCCCTATCCGGTATATTACGGATGATGTCTTCAAATTCGTGCAGCGCGAGCAGCGCCGCGGCCGCCAATATGACGCGATCATCATGGATCCGCCTTCTTATGGGCGCGGACCTAACGGCGAAACCTGGAAGCTGGAAGAGAACCTGTTCCCGTTCTTGGAGTTCTGCACAACCATTCTGTCGGATAACCCGCTGTTCCTGCTGATCAACTCCTATACGACGGGCCTGTCTCCAACCGTGCTTCACAATTTGCTGCATACAACGATGAAGGGCAAATTTGGCGGCATGATCAACTGCGGCGAGATCGGCTTGCCGATCACACAGTCAGGCCTGCATTTGCCTTGCGGCATTCTTGGACGCTGGGAGTCGGAATAA